From Carya illinoinensis cultivar Pawnee chromosome 5, C.illinoinensisPawnee_v1, whole genome shotgun sequence, one genomic window encodes:
- the LOC122311820 gene encoding G-type lectin S-receptor-like serine/threonine-protein kinase At1g11410 isoform X1 codes for MNSDKMLKILILVFLFFFPFCSSTVTLTQNQSIKDGQTLISKEKNFSIGFFSPANSSYRYLGIWFAKVTELTVVWVANRNDPFNDSSGVLSIKQDGNLVLHDGFNRSLWSTNVSVQGQASTAAQLRDSGNLVLVQENKKTVLWQSFDYPTDTLLPNMSIGLNRRTGLDRFLTSWKSRDDPGTGDCIYKLNLNEVPQFFFYKGSIPYWRSGPWPWRSSSNYKTTYINNGDEIAYQYFFDDPAIIARIVVDNSGLFQLLVWNDGEHRWKEYWSAPTYQCHKYGQCGAYSVCKPNDVEFECSCLPGYEPKSPRQWYLREGSEGCVRKKSGLSMCGNGEGFVKVERVKAPFSSVAGQMYLSIMSYEGCEQACLRNCSCTAFTSLNDGNETNCLQWFGEFMDIQVHDVEGYQSLNVRVDAADLANNTRKSGGFLGNKGRLALVVMSIAVPLLPVILLAHIWLRKKKRKKTRGFRTVKRKLHNQSVNFTDTKGSLEGNELEDSNTNFDLPIFDLSCIVAATDNFSPANKLGQGGFGPVFKGQLPNGQHIAVKRLSKSSGQGIEELKNEVQLIAKLQHRNLVKMLGCCIQGEEKMLIYEYMSNKSLDFFIFDPTRSSTLNWSKRFEIIIGIARGILYLHHDSRLRIIHRDLKTSNILLDDEMNPKISDFGVARILNGDQIEDRTNRVVGTYGYMSPEYAVFGKFSTKSDVFSFGVILLEIVSGKKNSGSYTVHPSLTLIGHVWELWREDRALDIVDSSINESYVPHEALRSIQIGLFCVQEDVRDRPDMLEVLLMLGTDAITLPSPKQPAFIFRTTSDDLKSVSKGSCSVNEVTLTKAEAR; via the exons ATGAACTCTGACAAAATGTTGAAGATTTTGATTTTAGTCTTTCTATTCTTCTTCCCATTTTGCAGTTCCACTGTAACCTTAACACAAAACCAATCCATCAAAGACGGCCAAACTTTGATATCCAAAGAAAAGAACTTCTCCATTGGCTTCTTCAGCCCAGCCAACTCCAGCTATCGTTATCTTGGTATTTGGTTCGCCAAAGTGACAGAACTGACTGTGGTTTGGGTTGCAAACAGGAACGATCCTTTCAATGATTCCTCGGGAGTTCTCTCGATCAAGCAGGATGGCAATCTTGTTCTTCATGACGGCTTTAACCGTTCTCTCTGGTCTACAAATGTTTCAGTTCAAGGGCAAGCCTCCACTGCAGCTCAGCTCCGGGATTCAGGAAACCTAGTACTGGTCCAGGAAAACAAGAAAACGGTGTTATGGCAAAGCTTTGACTATCCGACAGACACTTTGCTGCCCAACATGTCGATTGGTTTGAATCGGAGAACCGGGCTCGACAGATTCTTAACATCTTGGAAGTCCCGAGATGACCCCGGAACTGGGGACTGTATCTATAAGCTAAATCTTAATGAGGTGCCACAGTTCTTCTTTTACAAGGGTTCGATACCATATTGGCGGTCTGGACCGTGGCCATGGAGGTCCTCATCCAATTATAAGACCACTTACATCAACAATGGAGATGAGATAGCTTACCAATACTTCTTCGATGACCCCGCAATCATCGCAAGAATAGTGGTAGACAACTCCGGATTGTTCCAGCTATTAGTATGGAATGATGGTGAACATCGATGGAAGGAGTACTGGTCTGCACCCACATATCAGTGTCACAAGTATGGACAGTGTGGCGCATACAGTGTTTGTAAACCCAACGATGTTGAATTCGAATGTTCATGTCTCCCAGGGTATGAACCAAAGTCTCCGAGGCAATGGTATCTCAGAGAAGGTTCTGAGGGTTGTGTAAGAAAGAAGTCAGGTTTGTCGATGTGTGGGAATGGAGAAGGGTTTGTGAAGGTGGAGCGTGTCAAGGCTCCGTTTTCGTCTGTCGCAGGTCAGATGTATTTGAGTATTATGAGCTATGAAGGGTGCGAGCAAGCTTGCTTGAGGAATTGTTCTTGCACAGCTTTTACAAGCTTGAATGATGGGAACGAAACTAATTGCTTGCAATGGTTTGGAGAGTTCATGGATATTCAAGTGCATGATGTTGAGGGGTACCAAAGTCTAAATGTTCGTGTGGATGCGGCAGATTTAG cCAATAATACAAGGAAGTCCGGAGGTTTTCTTGGGAATAAGGGGAGGCTGGCTTTAGTAGTGATGTCCATTGCTGTGCCATTGTTGCCAGTAATTTTACTAGCCCATATATGgctaaggaagaagaagaggaagaaaacgAGAG GTTTTAGGACAGTGAAGAGAAAATTGCACAATCAGTCAGTAAATTTTACTGATACCAAAGGCTCTTTGGAGGGAAATGAGCTCGAGGACAGTAATACCAACTTTGATCTACCCATTTTCGATCTAAGCTGCATAGTTGCTGCCACAGACAATTTTTCTCCAGCCAATAAACTTGGGCAAGGTGGTTTTGGCCCTGTTTTTAAG GGTCAATTACCCAATGGACAACACATAGCTGTAAAAAGGCTATCCAAGAGTTCAGGACAAGGgatagaagaattaaaaaatgaagTTCAGTTGATTGCGAAACTTCAACACAGAAATCTTGTCAAAATGTTGGGCTGTTGCATTCAGGGGGAAGAAAAAATGCTGATTTACGAGTACATGTCCAACAAAAGCTTGgacttctttatttttg ATCCTACAAGAAGCTCAACCCTGAATTGGAGCAAACGCTTTGAAATAATCATTGGGATCGCTCGTGGGATTTTGTATCTTCATCACGACTCGAGGTTGAGAATTATCCACAGGGATCTTAAAACAAGCAATATTCTACTTGATGATGAGATGAACCCCAAAATTTCAGATTTTGGTGTGGCTCGCATACTCAATGGGGACCAAATTGAAGACAGGACAAACAGAGTTGTCGGAACATA TGGTTATATGTCACCAGAGTATGCAGTATTTGGAAAATTTTCGACAAAATCAGATGTCTTTAGTTTTGGTGTAATATTATTGGAGATCGTAAGTGGCAAGAAGAATAGTGGTTCTTATACGGTGCACCCTTCCCTTACTTTGATAGGGCAT GTCTGGGAACTATGGAGAGAAGATAGAGCCTTGGACATAGTTGATTCATCGATAAATGAGTCATATGTTCCCCATGAAGCCTTGAGAAGCATTCAAATTGGGCTGTTTTGTGTGCAAGAAGATGTTAGAGATCGACCAGATATGCTGGAAGTTCTGCTTATGTTGGGTACTGATGCAATCACTCTTCCTTCTCCCAAACAACCCGCTTTCATTTTCAGAACAACTTCCGATGATTTAAAATCAGTTTCAAAAGGATCTTGTTCTGTAAATGAGGTGACATTAACCAAAGCTGAAGCTCGCTAA
- the LOC122311820 gene encoding G-type lectin S-receptor-like serine/threonine-protein kinase At1g11410 isoform X4 translates to MNDPFNDSSGVLSIKQDGNLVLHDGFNRSLWSTNVSVQGQASTAAQLRDSGNLVLVQENKKTVLWQSFDYPTDTLLPNMSIGLNRRTGLDRFLTSWKSRDDPGTGDCIYKLNLNEVPQFFFYKGSIPYWRSGPWPWRSSSNYKTTYINNGDEIAYQYFFDDPAIIARIVVDNSGLFQLLVWNDGEHRWKEYWSAPTYQCHKYGQCGAYSVCKPNDVEFECSCLPGYEPKSPRQWYLREGSEGCVRKKSGLSMCGNGEGFVKVERVKAPFSSVAGQMYLSIMSYEGCEQACLRNCSCTAFTSLNDGNETNCLQWFGEFMDIQVHDVEGYQSLNVRVDAADLANNTRKSGGFLGNKGRLALVVMSIAVPLLPVILLAHIWLRKKKRKKTRGFRTVKRKLHNQSVNFTDTKGSLEGNELEDSNTNFDLPIFDLSCIVAATDNFSPANKLGQGGFGPVFKGQLPNGQHIAVKRLSKSSGQGIEELKNEVQLIAKLQHRNLVKMLGCCIQGEEKMLIYEYMSNKSLDFFIFDPTRSSTLNWSKRFEIIIGIARGILYLHHDSRLRIIHRDLKTSNILLDDEMNPKISDFGVARILNGDQIEDRTNRVVGTYGYMSPEYAVFGKFSTKSDVFSFGVILLEIVSGKKNSGSYTVHPSLTLIGHVWELWREDRALDIVDSSINESYVPHEALRSIQIGLFCVQEDVRDRPDMLEVLLMLGTDAITLPSPKQPAFIFRTTSDDLKSVSKGSCSVNEVTLTKAEAR, encoded by the exons AT GAACGATCCTTTCAATGATTCCTCGGGAGTTCTCTCGATCAAGCAGGATGGCAATCTTGTTCTTCATGACGGCTTTAACCGTTCTCTCTGGTCTACAAATGTTTCAGTTCAAGGGCAAGCCTCCACTGCAGCTCAGCTCCGGGATTCAGGAAACCTAGTACTGGTCCAGGAAAACAAGAAAACGGTGTTATGGCAAAGCTTTGACTATCCGACAGACACTTTGCTGCCCAACATGTCGATTGGTTTGAATCGGAGAACCGGGCTCGACAGATTCTTAACATCTTGGAAGTCCCGAGATGACCCCGGAACTGGGGACTGTATCTATAAGCTAAATCTTAATGAGGTGCCACAGTTCTTCTTTTACAAGGGTTCGATACCATATTGGCGGTCTGGACCGTGGCCATGGAGGTCCTCATCCAATTATAAGACCACTTACATCAACAATGGAGATGAGATAGCTTACCAATACTTCTTCGATGACCCCGCAATCATCGCAAGAATAGTGGTAGACAACTCCGGATTGTTCCAGCTATTAGTATGGAATGATGGTGAACATCGATGGAAGGAGTACTGGTCTGCACCCACATATCAGTGTCACAAGTATGGACAGTGTGGCGCATACAGTGTTTGTAAACCCAACGATGTTGAATTCGAATGTTCATGTCTCCCAGGGTATGAACCAAAGTCTCCGAGGCAATGGTATCTCAGAGAAGGTTCTGAGGGTTGTGTAAGAAAGAAGTCAGGTTTGTCGATGTGTGGGAATGGAGAAGGGTTTGTGAAGGTGGAGCGTGTCAAGGCTCCGTTTTCGTCTGTCGCAGGTCAGATGTATTTGAGTATTATGAGCTATGAAGGGTGCGAGCAAGCTTGCTTGAGGAATTGTTCTTGCACAGCTTTTACAAGCTTGAATGATGGGAACGAAACTAATTGCTTGCAATGGTTTGGAGAGTTCATGGATATTCAAGTGCATGATGTTGAGGGGTACCAAAGTCTAAATGTTCGTGTGGATGCGGCAGATTTAG cCAATAATACAAGGAAGTCCGGAGGTTTTCTTGGGAATAAGGGGAGGCTGGCTTTAGTAGTGATGTCCATTGCTGTGCCATTGTTGCCAGTAATTTTACTAGCCCATATATGgctaaggaagaagaagaggaagaaaacgAGAG GTTTTAGGACAGTGAAGAGAAAATTGCACAATCAGTCAGTAAATTTTACTGATACCAAAGGCTCTTTGGAGGGAAATGAGCTCGAGGACAGTAATACCAACTTTGATCTACCCATTTTCGATCTAAGCTGCATAGTTGCTGCCACAGACAATTTTTCTCCAGCCAATAAACTTGGGCAAGGTGGTTTTGGCCCTGTTTTTAAG GGTCAATTACCCAATGGACAACACATAGCTGTAAAAAGGCTATCCAAGAGTTCAGGACAAGGgatagaagaattaaaaaatgaagTTCAGTTGATTGCGAAACTTCAACACAGAAATCTTGTCAAAATGTTGGGCTGTTGCATTCAGGGGGAAGAAAAAATGCTGATTTACGAGTACATGTCCAACAAAAGCTTGgacttctttatttttg ATCCTACAAGAAGCTCAACCCTGAATTGGAGCAAACGCTTTGAAATAATCATTGGGATCGCTCGTGGGATTTTGTATCTTCATCACGACTCGAGGTTGAGAATTATCCACAGGGATCTTAAAACAAGCAATATTCTACTTGATGATGAGATGAACCCCAAAATTTCAGATTTTGGTGTGGCTCGCATACTCAATGGGGACCAAATTGAAGACAGGACAAACAGAGTTGTCGGAACATA TGGTTATATGTCACCAGAGTATGCAGTATTTGGAAAATTTTCGACAAAATCAGATGTCTTTAGTTTTGGTGTAATATTATTGGAGATCGTAAGTGGCAAGAAGAATAGTGGTTCTTATACGGTGCACCCTTCCCTTACTTTGATAGGGCAT GTCTGGGAACTATGGAGAGAAGATAGAGCCTTGGACATAGTTGATTCATCGATAAATGAGTCATATGTTCCCCATGAAGCCTTGAGAAGCATTCAAATTGGGCTGTTTTGTGTGCAAGAAGATGTTAGAGATCGACCAGATATGCTGGAAGTTCTGCTTATGTTGGGTACTGATGCAATCACTCTTCCTTCTCCCAAACAACCCGCTTTCATTTTCAGAACAACTTCCGATGATTTAAAATCAGTTTCAAAAGGATCTTGTTCTGTAAATGAGGTGACATTAACCAAAGCTGAAGCTCGCTAA
- the LOC122311820 gene encoding G-type lectin S-receptor-like serine/threonine-protein kinase At1g11410 isoform X2: MKRSTVTLTQNQSIKDGQTLISKEKNFSIGFFSPANSSYRYLGIWFAKVTELTVVWVANRNDPFNDSSGVLSIKQDGNLVLHDGFNRSLWSTNVSVQGQASTAAQLRDSGNLVLVQENKKTVLWQSFDYPTDTLLPNMSIGLNRRTGLDRFLTSWKSRDDPGTGDCIYKLNLNEVPQFFFYKGSIPYWRSGPWPWRSSSNYKTTYINNGDEIAYQYFFDDPAIIARIVVDNSGLFQLLVWNDGEHRWKEYWSAPTYQCHKYGQCGAYSVCKPNDVEFECSCLPGYEPKSPRQWYLREGSEGCVRKKSGLSMCGNGEGFVKVERVKAPFSSVAGQMYLSIMSYEGCEQACLRNCSCTAFTSLNDGNETNCLQWFGEFMDIQVHDVEGYQSLNVRVDAADLANNTRKSGGFLGNKGRLALVVMSIAVPLLPVILLAHIWLRKKKRKKTRGFRTVKRKLHNQSVNFTDTKGSLEGNELEDSNTNFDLPIFDLSCIVAATDNFSPANKLGQGGFGPVFKGQLPNGQHIAVKRLSKSSGQGIEELKNEVQLIAKLQHRNLVKMLGCCIQGEEKMLIYEYMSNKSLDFFIFDPTRSSTLNWSKRFEIIIGIARGILYLHHDSRLRIIHRDLKTSNILLDDEMNPKISDFGVARILNGDQIEDRTNRVVGTYGYMSPEYAVFGKFSTKSDVFSFGVILLEIVSGKKNSGSYTVHPSLTLIGHVWELWREDRALDIVDSSINESYVPHEALRSIQIGLFCVQEDVRDRPDMLEVLLMLGTDAITLPSPKQPAFIFRTTSDDLKSVSKGSCSVNEVTLTKAEAR, translated from the exons ATGAAACG TTCCACTGTAACCTTAACACAAAACCAATCCATCAAAGACGGCCAAACTTTGATATCCAAAGAAAAGAACTTCTCCATTGGCTTCTTCAGCCCAGCCAACTCCAGCTATCGTTATCTTGGTATTTGGTTCGCCAAAGTGACAGAACTGACTGTGGTTTGGGTTGCAAACAGGAACGATCCTTTCAATGATTCCTCGGGAGTTCTCTCGATCAAGCAGGATGGCAATCTTGTTCTTCATGACGGCTTTAACCGTTCTCTCTGGTCTACAAATGTTTCAGTTCAAGGGCAAGCCTCCACTGCAGCTCAGCTCCGGGATTCAGGAAACCTAGTACTGGTCCAGGAAAACAAGAAAACGGTGTTATGGCAAAGCTTTGACTATCCGACAGACACTTTGCTGCCCAACATGTCGATTGGTTTGAATCGGAGAACCGGGCTCGACAGATTCTTAACATCTTGGAAGTCCCGAGATGACCCCGGAACTGGGGACTGTATCTATAAGCTAAATCTTAATGAGGTGCCACAGTTCTTCTTTTACAAGGGTTCGATACCATATTGGCGGTCTGGACCGTGGCCATGGAGGTCCTCATCCAATTATAAGACCACTTACATCAACAATGGAGATGAGATAGCTTACCAATACTTCTTCGATGACCCCGCAATCATCGCAAGAATAGTGGTAGACAACTCCGGATTGTTCCAGCTATTAGTATGGAATGATGGTGAACATCGATGGAAGGAGTACTGGTCTGCACCCACATATCAGTGTCACAAGTATGGACAGTGTGGCGCATACAGTGTTTGTAAACCCAACGATGTTGAATTCGAATGTTCATGTCTCCCAGGGTATGAACCAAAGTCTCCGAGGCAATGGTATCTCAGAGAAGGTTCTGAGGGTTGTGTAAGAAAGAAGTCAGGTTTGTCGATGTGTGGGAATGGAGAAGGGTTTGTGAAGGTGGAGCGTGTCAAGGCTCCGTTTTCGTCTGTCGCAGGTCAGATGTATTTGAGTATTATGAGCTATGAAGGGTGCGAGCAAGCTTGCTTGAGGAATTGTTCTTGCACAGCTTTTACAAGCTTGAATGATGGGAACGAAACTAATTGCTTGCAATGGTTTGGAGAGTTCATGGATATTCAAGTGCATGATGTTGAGGGGTACCAAAGTCTAAATGTTCGTGTGGATGCGGCAGATTTAG cCAATAATACAAGGAAGTCCGGAGGTTTTCTTGGGAATAAGGGGAGGCTGGCTTTAGTAGTGATGTCCATTGCTGTGCCATTGTTGCCAGTAATTTTACTAGCCCATATATGgctaaggaagaagaagaggaagaaaacgAGAG GTTTTAGGACAGTGAAGAGAAAATTGCACAATCAGTCAGTAAATTTTACTGATACCAAAGGCTCTTTGGAGGGAAATGAGCTCGAGGACAGTAATACCAACTTTGATCTACCCATTTTCGATCTAAGCTGCATAGTTGCTGCCACAGACAATTTTTCTCCAGCCAATAAACTTGGGCAAGGTGGTTTTGGCCCTGTTTTTAAG GGTCAATTACCCAATGGACAACACATAGCTGTAAAAAGGCTATCCAAGAGTTCAGGACAAGGgatagaagaattaaaaaatgaagTTCAGTTGATTGCGAAACTTCAACACAGAAATCTTGTCAAAATGTTGGGCTGTTGCATTCAGGGGGAAGAAAAAATGCTGATTTACGAGTACATGTCCAACAAAAGCTTGgacttctttatttttg ATCCTACAAGAAGCTCAACCCTGAATTGGAGCAAACGCTTTGAAATAATCATTGGGATCGCTCGTGGGATTTTGTATCTTCATCACGACTCGAGGTTGAGAATTATCCACAGGGATCTTAAAACAAGCAATATTCTACTTGATGATGAGATGAACCCCAAAATTTCAGATTTTGGTGTGGCTCGCATACTCAATGGGGACCAAATTGAAGACAGGACAAACAGAGTTGTCGGAACATA TGGTTATATGTCACCAGAGTATGCAGTATTTGGAAAATTTTCGACAAAATCAGATGTCTTTAGTTTTGGTGTAATATTATTGGAGATCGTAAGTGGCAAGAAGAATAGTGGTTCTTATACGGTGCACCCTTCCCTTACTTTGATAGGGCAT GTCTGGGAACTATGGAGAGAAGATAGAGCCTTGGACATAGTTGATTCATCGATAAATGAGTCATATGTTCCCCATGAAGCCTTGAGAAGCATTCAAATTGGGCTGTTTTGTGTGCAAGAAGATGTTAGAGATCGACCAGATATGCTGGAAGTTCTGCTTATGTTGGGTACTGATGCAATCACTCTTCCTTCTCCCAAACAACCCGCTTTCATTTTCAGAACAACTTCCGATGATTTAAAATCAGTTTCAAAAGGATCTTGTTCTGTAAATGAGGTGACATTAACCAAAGCTGAAGCTCGCTAA
- the LOC122311820 gene encoding G-type lectin S-receptor-like serine/threonine-protein kinase At1g11410 isoform X3, with the protein MKRNDPFNDSSGVLSIKQDGNLVLHDGFNRSLWSTNVSVQGQASTAAQLRDSGNLVLVQENKKTVLWQSFDYPTDTLLPNMSIGLNRRTGLDRFLTSWKSRDDPGTGDCIYKLNLNEVPQFFFYKGSIPYWRSGPWPWRSSSNYKTTYINNGDEIAYQYFFDDPAIIARIVVDNSGLFQLLVWNDGEHRWKEYWSAPTYQCHKYGQCGAYSVCKPNDVEFECSCLPGYEPKSPRQWYLREGSEGCVRKKSGLSMCGNGEGFVKVERVKAPFSSVAGQMYLSIMSYEGCEQACLRNCSCTAFTSLNDGNETNCLQWFGEFMDIQVHDVEGYQSLNVRVDAADLANNTRKSGGFLGNKGRLALVVMSIAVPLLPVILLAHIWLRKKKRKKTRGFRTVKRKLHNQSVNFTDTKGSLEGNELEDSNTNFDLPIFDLSCIVAATDNFSPANKLGQGGFGPVFKGQLPNGQHIAVKRLSKSSGQGIEELKNEVQLIAKLQHRNLVKMLGCCIQGEEKMLIYEYMSNKSLDFFIFDPTRSSTLNWSKRFEIIIGIARGILYLHHDSRLRIIHRDLKTSNILLDDEMNPKISDFGVARILNGDQIEDRTNRVVGTYGYMSPEYAVFGKFSTKSDVFSFGVILLEIVSGKKNSGSYTVHPSLTLIGHVWELWREDRALDIVDSSINESYVPHEALRSIQIGLFCVQEDVRDRPDMLEVLLMLGTDAITLPSPKQPAFIFRTTSDDLKSVSKGSCSVNEVTLTKAEAR; encoded by the exons ATGAAACG GAACGATCCTTTCAATGATTCCTCGGGAGTTCTCTCGATCAAGCAGGATGGCAATCTTGTTCTTCATGACGGCTTTAACCGTTCTCTCTGGTCTACAAATGTTTCAGTTCAAGGGCAAGCCTCCACTGCAGCTCAGCTCCGGGATTCAGGAAACCTAGTACTGGTCCAGGAAAACAAGAAAACGGTGTTATGGCAAAGCTTTGACTATCCGACAGACACTTTGCTGCCCAACATGTCGATTGGTTTGAATCGGAGAACCGGGCTCGACAGATTCTTAACATCTTGGAAGTCCCGAGATGACCCCGGAACTGGGGACTGTATCTATAAGCTAAATCTTAATGAGGTGCCACAGTTCTTCTTTTACAAGGGTTCGATACCATATTGGCGGTCTGGACCGTGGCCATGGAGGTCCTCATCCAATTATAAGACCACTTACATCAACAATGGAGATGAGATAGCTTACCAATACTTCTTCGATGACCCCGCAATCATCGCAAGAATAGTGGTAGACAACTCCGGATTGTTCCAGCTATTAGTATGGAATGATGGTGAACATCGATGGAAGGAGTACTGGTCTGCACCCACATATCAGTGTCACAAGTATGGACAGTGTGGCGCATACAGTGTTTGTAAACCCAACGATGTTGAATTCGAATGTTCATGTCTCCCAGGGTATGAACCAAAGTCTCCGAGGCAATGGTATCTCAGAGAAGGTTCTGAGGGTTGTGTAAGAAAGAAGTCAGGTTTGTCGATGTGTGGGAATGGAGAAGGGTTTGTGAAGGTGGAGCGTGTCAAGGCTCCGTTTTCGTCTGTCGCAGGTCAGATGTATTTGAGTATTATGAGCTATGAAGGGTGCGAGCAAGCTTGCTTGAGGAATTGTTCTTGCACAGCTTTTACAAGCTTGAATGATGGGAACGAAACTAATTGCTTGCAATGGTTTGGAGAGTTCATGGATATTCAAGTGCATGATGTTGAGGGGTACCAAAGTCTAAATGTTCGTGTGGATGCGGCAGATTTAG cCAATAATACAAGGAAGTCCGGAGGTTTTCTTGGGAATAAGGGGAGGCTGGCTTTAGTAGTGATGTCCATTGCTGTGCCATTGTTGCCAGTAATTTTACTAGCCCATATATGgctaaggaagaagaagaggaagaaaacgAGAG GTTTTAGGACAGTGAAGAGAAAATTGCACAATCAGTCAGTAAATTTTACTGATACCAAAGGCTCTTTGGAGGGAAATGAGCTCGAGGACAGTAATACCAACTTTGATCTACCCATTTTCGATCTAAGCTGCATAGTTGCTGCCACAGACAATTTTTCTCCAGCCAATAAACTTGGGCAAGGTGGTTTTGGCCCTGTTTTTAAG GGTCAATTACCCAATGGACAACACATAGCTGTAAAAAGGCTATCCAAGAGTTCAGGACAAGGgatagaagaattaaaaaatgaagTTCAGTTGATTGCGAAACTTCAACACAGAAATCTTGTCAAAATGTTGGGCTGTTGCATTCAGGGGGAAGAAAAAATGCTGATTTACGAGTACATGTCCAACAAAAGCTTGgacttctttatttttg ATCCTACAAGAAGCTCAACCCTGAATTGGAGCAAACGCTTTGAAATAATCATTGGGATCGCTCGTGGGATTTTGTATCTTCATCACGACTCGAGGTTGAGAATTATCCACAGGGATCTTAAAACAAGCAATATTCTACTTGATGATGAGATGAACCCCAAAATTTCAGATTTTGGTGTGGCTCGCATACTCAATGGGGACCAAATTGAAGACAGGACAAACAGAGTTGTCGGAACATA TGGTTATATGTCACCAGAGTATGCAGTATTTGGAAAATTTTCGACAAAATCAGATGTCTTTAGTTTTGGTGTAATATTATTGGAGATCGTAAGTGGCAAGAAGAATAGTGGTTCTTATACGGTGCACCCTTCCCTTACTTTGATAGGGCAT GTCTGGGAACTATGGAGAGAAGATAGAGCCTTGGACATAGTTGATTCATCGATAAATGAGTCATATGTTCCCCATGAAGCCTTGAGAAGCATTCAAATTGGGCTGTTTTGTGTGCAAGAAGATGTTAGAGATCGACCAGATATGCTGGAAGTTCTGCTTATGTTGGGTACTGATGCAATCACTCTTCCTTCTCCCAAACAACCCGCTTTCATTTTCAGAACAACTTCCGATGATTTAAAATCAGTTTCAAAAGGATCTTGTTCTGTAAATGAGGTGACATTAACCAAAGCTGAAGCTCGCTAA